A window from Cinclus cinclus chromosome 4, bCinCin1.1, whole genome shotgun sequence encodes these proteins:
- the RAB3IP gene encoding rab-3A-interacting protein codes for MASDPLEGFHEVNLASPTTPDLLGVNEPGTQEQTTSPSVIYRPHPSVVSTPIQPNALNVSHLPTQPVYSSPRQLNCGELSGVSINVTDAVLYSTSGPQSGSFNHSNARKESNNVERELLQGTTVADVAEGNEDIFGLSTDSLSHLRSPSVLEVREKGYERLKEELAKAQRELKLKDEECERLSKVRDQLGQELEELTASLFEEAHKMVKEANVKQAAAEKQLKEAQGKIDVLQAEVAALKTLVLSTSPTSPTKEFQSGGRTPFKKGHARNKSTSSAMGGSHQDLTMMQPIVKDCKEADLSLYNDFRSWKDEPTMDRTCPFLDKIYREDIFPCLTFSKSELASAVLEAVENNTLSIEPVGLQPVRFVKASAVECGGPKKCALSGQSKSCKHRIKLGDSSSYYYISPFCRYRITSVCNFFTYIRYIQQGLLKQQDVDQMFWEVMQLRREMSLAKLGYYKEEL; via the exons ATGGCCAGTGACCCCTTGGAAGGCTTTCATGAAGTGAACCTCGCTTCGCCTACTACACCAGATCTTCTTGGAGTAAATGAGCCAGGGACTCAGGAACAAACTACCTCACCCAGTGTAATCTACCGACCACATCCTTCTGTTGTGTCCACACCAATCCAACCCAACGCATTAAATGTTTCTCACCTTCCTACACAACCTGTTTATTCATCTCCCAGACAACTGAATTGTGGAGAATTATCAGGTGTCAG CATCAATGTTACCGACGCAGTACTTTATTCTACCTCTGGACCCCAGAGTGGGTCATTCAATCACAGTAATGCCAGGAAGGAGAGCAATAACGTAGAGAGGGAGCTTTTGCAGGGTACTACAGTAGCAGATGTTGCTGAAggaaatgaagatatttttggGTTGAGTACAGACAGTTTATCTCACTTACGGAGCCCATCTGTACTGGAAGTAAGAGAAAAGGGCTATGAACGATTGAAAGAAGAACTTGCAAAAGCTCAGAGG GAGCTGAAGTTAAAAGATGAAGAATGTGAAAGGCTTTCTAAAGTGCGAGATCAACTTGGACAGGAATTGGAAGAACTTACAGCTAGTCTGTTTGAG GAAGCACACAAAATGGTTAAAGAAGCAAATGTCAAAcaagctgcagcagaaaaacagtTAAAAGAAGCGCAAGGAAAG ATTGATGTCCTCCAGGCTGAAGTAGCAGCGCTGAAAACACTAGTGCTGTCTACTTCACCAACATCTCCAACTAAGGAGTTCCAGTCTGGTGGAAGAACTCCTTTTAAAAAAGGACATGCAAGAAACAAGAGTACAAGCAGTGCTATGGGTGGCAGTCATCAGGATCTTACCATGATGCAGCCAATTGTAAAAGACTGTAAAGAG GCTGACCTGTCTCTGTACAATGACTTCAGATCTTGGAAGGATGAGCCTACTATGGACAGAACATGTCCTTTCTTGGACAAAATTTATCGGGAagatatttttccatgtttaaCTTTCTCCAAAAGTGAG TTGGCCTCAGCTGTTCTGGAAGCTGTTGAAAACAACACTCTGAGCATTGAACCTGTTGGCTTGCAACCTGTTCGATTTGTGAAAGCTTCTGCAGTTGAATGTGGGGGACCAAA GAAATGTGCTCTCAGTGGACAAAGTAAGTCATGCAAGCACAGAATCAAGTTAGGAGATTCAAGCAGTTATTACTACATTTCTCCTTTCTGCCGTTACAGG ATCACTTCTGTGTGTAACTTCTTTACGTATATTCGATACATCCAGCAAGGACTGTTGAAGCAGCAAGATG TGGATCAGATGTTCTGGGAAGTTATGCAGCTGAGACGAGAGATGTCACTAGCAAAACTTGGCTATTACAAGGAAGAACTCTAA